A single region of the Brachypodium distachyon strain Bd21 chromosome 3, Brachypodium_distachyon_v3.0, whole genome shotgun sequence genome encodes:
- the LOC104583572 gene encoding L-gulonolactone oxidase 2 — MGSNFVLAVLFLLLIPMAGCSPPAEPVICTQGTSDCTVTNTYGSFPDRTLCHAATVMYPRTEEEVIAAVAAAVSAKRKLRVATKHSHGIPKLACPGGHDGAIVSTALLNRTVSVDAANRLMTVESGMLLRDVIQAAAAAGLSLSQSPYFYGLTIGGMMSTGAHGSSLWGKGGAVHEYIVGMRIVTPALESEGFAIVRELAAGDPDMDAAKVSIGVLGVVTQITLALQPLFKRSVTLLKRNDSDFPEQIATWGRLHEFGDMTWVPALGEVVYREDDRVDVSTPGNGLNGQPLFRSTPTREAIEARALEERLQQTNATDVARCEALRRQVAEAERVGNGFTNDGIAFTGFPVVGFQHRIQTSGGCIDSPEDGLASSCVWDPRIRGTFYYNAGFSVPLSKASAFVAEMQQLRDLNPDAFCAAVDPRVGLLIRYVKASSAYLGKPVDSVVFDILYYRSRIDGTPRAHADVVDELEQLAFRKYSGLPHWGKNREFAFDGAIAKYPNVGKFLKVKGRYDPDGLFSSEWTDKVLGISGNPTTIEKRCAIEGLCVCSEDWHCAPEQGYFCRPGKVYPEARVCSFQPTGHRD; from the coding sequence ATGGGCAGCAACTTCGTCCTCGCGGttctcttcctgctcctgATCCCCATGGCGGGCTGCAGCCCCCCGGCGGAGCCGGTGATTTGCACGCAAGGGACGTCCGATTGCACCGTCACCAACACCTACGGCTCCTTCCCGGACCGCACGCTCTGccacgccgccaccgtcatGTACccgcgcaccgaggaggaggtcatcgccgccgtggccgccgcggtGTCCGCCAAGCGGAAGCTCAGGGTGGCCACCAAGCACTCCCACGGCATCCCCAAGCTGGCGTGCCCTGGCGGCCACGACGGGGCCATCGTCAGCACGGCGCTGCTCAACCGGACAGTGAGTGTCGACGCCGCGAACCGGCTCATGACGGTGGAGAGCGGCATGCTCCTCCGGGACGTGATCCAGGCAGCTGCCGCGGCGGGGCTGTCCCTGTCGCAGTCGCCCTACTTCTACGGGCTTACCATCGGCGGCATGATGTCGACGGGTGCCCACGGGAGCTCCCTGTGGGGCAAGGGCGGCGCCGTGCACGAGTACATCGTCGGGATGAGGATCGTGACCCCTGCGCTGGAGAGCGAGGGGTTTGCCATTGTTAGAGAGCTCGCGGCTGGTGACCCGGACATGGACGCCGCGAAAGTCTCCATcggcgtcctcggcgtcgtcaCCCAGATCACTCTGGCATTGCAGCCATTGTTTAAGCGGTCGGTCACGTTGCTGAAGCGCAACGACTCCGACTTCCCGGAGCAGATTGCCACATGGGGCCGGCTCCATGAGTTCGGCGACATGACGTGGGTGCCAGCGCTGGGCGAGGTGGTCTACCGCGAGGACGACCGGGTGGACGTCTCCACGCCGGGCAACGGCCTCAACGGGCAGCCCCTCTTCCGCTCCACTCCCACGCGCGAGGCCATCGAAGCGAGAGCCTTGGAGGAGCGACTGCAGCAGACCAACGCCACCGACGTCGCTCGGTGCGAGGCGTTGCGGCGGCAAGTAGCTGAGGCCGAGCGGGTGGGCAATGGCTTCACGAACGACGGCATCGCCTTCACGGGGTTCCCCGTGGTGGGGTTCCAACACCGGATCCAAACGTCCGGAGGATGCATCGACAGCCCGGAGGACGGGCTCGCCTCCTCCTGTGTCTGGGACCCACGCATCCGGGGCACCTTCTACTACAACGCCGGCTTTAGCGTCCCGCTCTCCAAAGCGTCGGCTTTCGTCGCCGAGATGCAGCAGCTCAGGGACCTCAACCCGGACGCGTTCTGCGCCGCCGTGGACCCTAGGGTGGGCCTTCTCATCCGGTACGTGAAGGCCTCCTCGGCGTACCTCGGGAAACCCGTGGACTCGGTCGTCTTCGACATCCTCTACTACCGGAGCCGCATCGACGGCACACCGCGCGCGCATGCCGACGTGGTGGACGAGCTGGAGCAGCTGGCGTTTCGCAAGTACAGCGGGCTCCCGCACTGGGGAAAGAACCGGGAATTCGCCTTCGACGGCGCCATCGCCAAGTACCCGAACGTCGGGAAGTTCCTTAAGGTGAAAGGAAGGTATGACCCCGACGGGCTCTTCTCCAGCGAGTGGACGGACAAGGTGCTTGGGATAAGTGGGAACCCAACCACCATCGAGAAGCGTTGCGCCATCGAAGGGCTCTGCGTCTGCTCCGAGGACTGGCATTGCGCCCCCGAGCAGGGATACTTCTGCAGGCCCGGGAAGGTGTATCCGGAGGCCAGAGTTTGTTCGTTCCAACCCACTGGTCACCGGGATTAG
- the LOC100833703 gene encoding L-gulonolactone oxidase 2: protein MESMSFVLAALFLLLIPMAGSSPPPEPVMCTHGTSGCIITNSYGSFTDRTVCHAASVTYPSTEEEVIAAVAAAVAAKQKLKVATKHSHSIPKLACPGGHDGAIISTARLNRTVRVDAAKRLMTVESGMLLRDLTEAAAAAGLALPHSPYFYGVTIGGLLSTGAHGSSLWGKGGAVHEYVVGMRIVTPAPASKGFAMVRELCAGDPDLDAVKVSIGVLGVVTQITLSLQPLFKRSLTFVSRNDSDFPEQVASWGRLHEFGDIAWLPALGKVAYRDDDRVDVSTPGNGRLNQVLLFRSTATREAIKARALEERLQQANATDAARCEDLRRQVAAVQRLGNGFTNDGVSFTGFPVVGYQHRIQASGGCIDSPEDGLATACVWDPRIRGSFFENDGFSVPLSKAPAFIAEMQKLRDLNSAAFCAAVDPRLGVFLRYVKASTAYLGMPEDSVVFDIVYYRSRIDGTPRVHADVVDELEQLALTKYGGRPHWGKNRDFAFDGAIAKYPDAGKFLKVKGRYDPDGLFSSEWTDKVLGISGSPSSIEKGCAIEGLCVCSEDSHCAPELGYFCRPGKVYKKARVCSFQPTGHRA, encoded by the coding sequence ATGGAAAGCATGAGCTTCGTCCTCGCGGctctcttcctgctcctgATCCCCATGGCGGGCAGCAGCCCCCCGCCGGAGCCGGTGATGTGCACCCACGGCACCTCCGGCTGCATCATCACCAACTCCTACGGCTCCTTCACGGACCGCACGGTCTGCCACGCCGCCAGCGTCACGTACCCGTCCACCGAGGAGGAAGTcatcgccgccgtggccgccgccgtggccgcgaAACAGAAGCTCAAGGTGGCCACCAAGCACTCGCACAGCATCCCCAAGCTGGCCTGCCCCGGCGGCCATGACGGCGCAATCATCAGCACGGCGCGGCTCAACCGGACGGTGCGTGTCGATGCCGCCAAGCGGCTCATGACGGTCGAGAGCGGCATGCTCCTCCGGGACTTgaccgaggcggcggccgcggcggggctggCGCTACCGCACTCGCCCTACTTCTATGGTGTCACCAtcggcggcctcctctccaCTGGTGCGCACGGGAGCTCCCTATGGGGCAAGGGTGGCGCCGTGCACGAGTACGTCGTCGGGATGAGGATCGTGACCCCTGCGCCGGCAAGCAAGGGGTTCGCCATGGTTAGAGAGCTCTGCGCTGGTGACCCGGACCTGGATGCGGTGAAAGTCTCCATTggcgtcctcggcgtcgtcaCCCAGATCACCCTATCCTTGCAGCCGTTGTTTAAGCGGTCGTTGACCTTTGTATCGCGCAACGACTCCGACTTTCCGGAGCAGGTCGCCTCCTGGGGCCGGCTCCATGAGTTCGGCGACATCGCCTGGCTGCCGGCTCTGGGCAAGGTGGCATACCGAGACGACGACCGCGTAGATGTCTCCACGCCGGGCAACGGCCGGCTCAACCAGGTGCTCCTCTTCCGCTCCACTGCCACACGCGAGGCCATCAAAGCGAGAGCTTTGGAGGAGCGGTTGCAGCAGGCGAACGCCACCGACGCCGCCCGGTGCGAGGACTTGCGGCGGCAAGTGGCGGCGGTGCAGCGGCTCGGCAACGGCTTCACGAACGACGGCGTCTCCTTCACGGGGTTCCCCGTGGTGGGGTACCAGCACCGGATCCAGGCGTCCGGCGGGTGCATCGACAGCCCGGAGGACGGGCTGGCCACCGCCTGCGTCTGGGACCCACGCATCCGGGGCAGCTTCTTTGAGAACGACGGCTTCAGCGTCCCGCTCTCCAAAGCGCCGGCGTTCATCGCGGAGATGCAGAAGCTCAGGGACCTCAACTCGGCGGCGTTCTGCGCCGCCGTGGACCCCCGGCTCGGGGTGTTCCTCCGCTACGTGAAGGCGTCCACGGCGTACCTCGGCATGCCGGAGGACTCGGTCGTCTTCGACATCGTCTACTACCGGAGCCGCATCGACGGCACGCCGCGCGTGCACGCCGACGTGGTGGACGAGCTGGAGCAGCTGGCGCTAACCAAGTACGGCGGGCGTCCGCACTGGGGGAAGAACCGGGACTTCGCCTTCGATGGAGCCATTGCAAAGTACCCGGATGCCGGTAAGTTCCTTAAGGTGAAGGGAAGGTATGACCCGGACGGGCTTTTCTCCAGCGAGTGGACGGACAAGGTGCTTGGGATCAGTGGGAGCCCGAGCAGCATCGAGAAGGGCTGCGCCATTGAAGGGCTTTGCGTCTGCTCCGAGGACTCGCACTGTGCGCCTGAACTGGGATACTTCTGCCGGCCCGGGAAGGTGTATAAGAAGGCCAGGGTTTGCTCCTTCCAACCAACTGGTCACCGGGCTTAG
- the LOC100840029 gene encoding L-gulonolactone oxidase 2: MDSSFVLAVLFLLLIPMASCSPPQEPVMCTHGSSGCTVSNAYGAFTDRTLCRAASVTYPRTEEEVIATVAAAASAKRKLKVATKHSHSIPKLACPGGHDGAVVSTARLNRTVRVDAASRLMTVESGMLLRDLTEAAAAAGLSLPHSPYFYGLTIGGLLSTGAHGSSLWGKGGAAHEYVVGMRIVTPAPASKGFAMVRELVAGDPDLDAAKVSIGVLGVVTQITLSLQPAFKRSVSFVKRNDTDFPEQVATWGRLHEFGDITWTPALGVVAYRQDDRVDVSVPGNGVNELLLFRSTPTLEAIKARALEERLQQGNATDMARCEAVRREAATAERLGNGFTNDGVSFTGFPVVGHQHRMQASGACLDSPEDGLATACVWDPRVRGTFYYNTAFSVPLSKAPAFVAEMQKLRDLNPAAFCTAVDPRLGVLLRYVKASTAYLGKPVDSVVFDIIYYRSRTDGMPRVHADVVDELEQLALNKYGGLPHWGKNRDFAFDGAIAKYPNAGKFLKVKGRYDPEGLFSNEWTDKVLGVNGTPSVVEKHCAIEGLCVCSEDSHCAPELGYFCRPGKMYKKARVCSFQPSGHRGGWQKPA; the protein is encoded by the coding sequence ATGGACAGCAGCTTCGTTCTCGCCGttctcttcctgctcctgATCCCCATGGCGAGCTGCAGCCCTCCGCAGGAGCCGGTGATGTGCACGCACGGCAGCTCTGGCTGCACCGTCAGCAACGCATACGGCGCCTTCACGGACCGCACGCTCTGCCGCGCCGCCAGCGTCACGTACccgcgcaccgaggaggaagTCATCGCcaccgtggccgccgcggcgtccgCCAAGCGGAAGCTCAAGGTGGCCACCAAACACTCCCACAGCATCCCCAAGCTGGCCTGCCCCGGCGGCCacgacggcgccgtcgtcaGCACGGCGCGGCTCAACCGGACGGTGCGTGTCGACGCCGCCAGCCGGCTCATGACGGTCGAGAGCGGCATGCTGCTCCGGGACCTGACCGaggcggctgccgcggcagggcTGTCTTTGCCGCACTCGCCGTATTTCTACGGCTTGACTATCGGCGGCCTCCTCTCGACCGGCGCGCACGGGAGCTCCCTGTGGGGcaagggcggcgcggcgcacgAGTACGTCGTCGGGATGAGGATCGTGACCCCTGCGCCGGCAAGCAAGGGGTTCGCCATGGTTAGAGAGCTCGTGGCCGGTGACCCGGACCTGGACGCGGCGAAGGTCTCCATcggcgtcctcggcgtcgtcaCCCAGATCACCCTGTCCTTGCAGCCGGCGTTCAAGCGGTCGGTGAGCTTCGTGAAGCGCAACGACACCGACTTCCCGGAGCAGGTCGCCACATGGGGCCGGCTCCACGAGTTCGGCGACATCACCTGGACGCCGGCGCTGGGCGTGGTGGCCTACCGCCAGGACGACCGCGTGGATGTCTCGGTGCCGGGGAACGGCGTCAACGAGCTGCTCCTCTTCCGCTCCACACCCACACTCGAGGCGATAAAGGCGAGAGCCTTGGAGGAGCGGCTGCAGCAGGGGAACGCCACCGACATGGCCCGGTGCGAGGCGgtgcggcgggaggcggccaCGGCAGAGCGGCTGGGCAACGGCTTCACTAACGACGGCGTCTCCTTCACAGGGTTCCCGGTGGTGGGGCACCAACACCGGATGCAAGCATCCGGCGCTTGTCTGGATAGCCCGGAGGACGGGCTCGCCACCGCTTGCGTCTGGGACCCGCGCGTCCGGGGCACCTTCTACTACAACACCGCCTTCAGCGTCCCCCTCTCCAAGGCACCGGCGTTCGTCGCCGAGATGCAGAAGCTCCGGGACCTCAACCCGGCGGCCTTCTGCACCGCCGTGGACCCCAGGCTGGGCGTGCTCCTCCGTTATGTGAAGGCATCCACGGCGTACCTCGGGAAACCCGTTGACTCGGTCGTCTTCGACATCATCTACTACCGGAGCCGCACCGATGGCATGCCACGTGTGCATGCCGACGTTGTGGACGAGCTGGAGCAGCTGGCGCTAAACAAGTACGGCGGCCTCCCGCACTGGGGGAAGAACCGGGACTTCGCCTTCGACGGCGCCATTGCAAAGTACCCGAACGCTGGTAAGTTCCTTAAGGTGAAGGGAAGGTATGACCCCGAGGGGCTCTTCTCCAACGAGTGGACCGATAAGGTGCTTGGGGTCAATGGGACCCCGAGTGTCGTCGAGAAGCATTGTGCCATCGAAGGGCTTTGTGTCTGCTCCGAGGACTCGCATTGCGCGCCTGAACTGGGATACTTCTGCCGGCCAGGGAAGATGTATAAGAAGGCCAGGGTTTGCTCGTTCCAACCATCTGGTCACCGGGGTGGCTGGCAAAAACCTGCGTGA
- the LOC100840334 gene encoding uncharacterized protein LOC100840334 isoform X2, which translates to MASSGGDPSGFVDCTIPPQPEIVVDNNPSKSVNTKEQIISITADKTTATNVHGSTSLKSPKGAQERANFLGKGGEQPYIYQPNVYAPQPQALYSGGYMNPSGQWEEYPYYVNMEGLHSASPSFMLSPGYANNSHMMYGAYSPVSTDGQSYSSMQFPFSSPYYQPPASPSMGYSNSGTGMPQGDPMLQQEYFLPDGLLYSPTAAYHQPFGSYNRAPTQPNNAPGMFGQGNAPLASGMHGSMYGSGSYKARQQGSKFGGTTPSWSSAGRRYGNFDYSSGQQKGSMQFGIQNGSLEFLNEQNRGPRAAKPKKQDTEDSSVDDKSEKAVPLVDSELYNRPDFVTEYKDAKFFVIKSYTEDHVHRSIKYNVWASTASGNRKLDSAYRAAKEKEDHCPIFLFFSVNGSGQFCGVAEMIGPVDFDRSVDYWQQDKWSGQFPVKWHIIKDVPNNLLRHITLENNDNKPVTNSRDTQEVKLEYGLQMLTIFKSHEAETTIVEDFDFYEQREKALKENRRQQQPGSTEPLKPTVAKAVGDSIDHISDTFSRTVQLKEIETSGNQLRAEGAISADDAQTATIKAEENKVDMKASPVEGSN; encoded by the exons atggcgtccagcggAGGAGATCCGTCCGGATTCGTCG ATTGCACGATTCCACCGCAACCAGAAATTGTAGTTGATAATAACCCCTCGAAGAGTGTAAATACCAAAGAGCAG ATTATTTCTATTACAGCTGATAAAACAACTGCTACCAATGTGCATGGCTCTACCTCCTTAAAGTCACCAAAAGGTGCACAAGAGAGGGCCAATTTTTTGGGTAAAGGTGGAGAACAACCTTATATCTACCAGCCCAATGTGTATGCACCACAGCCACAGGCACTCTATTCTGGAG GATACATGAATCCTTCAGGGCAATGGGAAGAGTATCCCTATTATGTGAATATGGAAGGACTCCATTCTGCGTCACCT TCATTCATGCTATCTCCTGGATACGCGAACAACTCCCATATGATGTATGGAGCTTATTCTCCTGTTTCAACCGATGGCCAGTCCTACTCCTCTATGCAATTCCCCTTCTCAAGTCCGTACTACCAGCCACCAGCTTCTCCTAGCATGGGATACTCAAATTCTGGTACTGGAATGCCTCAAGGAGACCCTATGCTTCAGCAAGAATACTTCCTTCCTGATGGTCTTCTCTATTCACCCACAGCAGCGTACCATCAACCATTCGGGTCTTACAACAGAG CACCAACACAACCAAACAATGCTCCGGGAATGTTTGGGCAAGGCAATGCACCACTGGCTTCTGGAATG CATGGATCAATGTATGGTTCCGGATCCTACAAGGCACGCCAACAAGGCAGTAAATTTGGAGGCACTACTCCAAGTTGGAGTTCTGCGGGTCGCAGATATGGTAATTTTGACTACAGCTCCGGTCAACAAAAGGGGAGCATGCAATTCGGTATTCAGAATGGTTCTCTGGAGTTTCTGAATGAGCAAAACCGTGGCCCACGTGCTGCAAAACCAAAGAAGCAAGACACAGAGGACTCTTCAGTAGATGATAAAAGTGAGAAAGCCGTTCCGCTGGTTGATAGTGAGCTGTACAACCGTCCTGATTTTGTCACCGAATACAAGGATGCAAAGTTTTTTGTAATAAAATCCTACACAGAGGACCATGTACATAGGAGCATTAAGTATAATGTTTGGGCCAGCACAGCTAGTGGGAATAGAAAGCTGGATTCAGCTTACCGTGCAGCCAAGGAGAAAGAAGACCATTGCCCTATTTTCCTGTTTTTCTCG GTTAATGGCAGCGGTCAGTTTTGTGGTGTGGCTGAGATGATTGGACCTGTCGATTTTGACAGAAGTGTTGACTACTGGCAGCAGGACAAGTGGAGTGGCCAGTTTCCTGTGAAGTGGCACATAATTAAGGATGTCCCAAACAACCTGCTACGGCACATAACTCTTGAGAACAATGACAACAAACCTGTTACAAACAGCAGGGACACCCAAGAG GTGAAGCTAGAGTATGGTCTCCAGATGCTAACTATCTTCAAGAGCCACGAGGCTGAGACAACCATCGTGGAGGACTTTGACTTCTATGAACAAAGAGAGAAAGCTTTGAAGGAAAATAGACGTCAGCAGCAGCCTGGCAGCACAGAACCCCTGAAACCAACAGTTGCCAAAGCTGTAGGAGATTCTATTGATCATATCTCGGACACATTTTCTCGGACTGTCCAGCTGAAAGAAATCGAGACAAGTGGAAACCAACTGAGAGCTGAGGGCGCCATCTCAGCTGATGATGCGCAAACAGCTACCATCAAGgctgaagaaaacaaggtaGACATGAAGGCAAGCCCTGTGGAGGGAAGCAATTGA
- the LOC100840334 gene encoding uncharacterized protein LOC100840334 isoform X1: protein MASSGGDPSGFVDCTIPPQPEIVVDNNPSKSVNTKEQIISITADKTTATNVHGSTSLKSPKGAQERANFLGKGGEQPYIYQPNVYAPQPQALYSGGYMNPSGQWEEYPYYVNMEGLHSASPSFMLSPGYANNSHMMYGAYSPVSTDGQSYSSMQFPFSSPYYQPPASPSMGYSNSGTGMPQGDPMLQQEYFLPDGLLYSPTAAYHQPFGSYNRAPTQPNNAPGMFGQGNAPLASGMQHGSMYGSGSYKARQQGSKFGGTTPSWSSAGRRYGNFDYSSGQQKGSMQFGIQNGSLEFLNEQNRGPRAAKPKKQDTEDSSVDDKSEKAVPLVDSELYNRPDFVTEYKDAKFFVIKSYTEDHVHRSIKYNVWASTASGNRKLDSAYRAAKEKEDHCPIFLFFSVNGSGQFCGVAEMIGPVDFDRSVDYWQQDKWSGQFPVKWHIIKDVPNNLLRHITLENNDNKPVTNSRDTQEVKLEYGLQMLTIFKSHEAETTIVEDFDFYEQREKALKENRRQQQPGSTEPLKPTVAKAVGDSIDHISDTFSRTVQLKEIETSGNQLRAEGAISADDAQTATIKAEENKVDMKASPVEGSN from the exons atggcgtccagcggAGGAGATCCGTCCGGATTCGTCG ATTGCACGATTCCACCGCAACCAGAAATTGTAGTTGATAATAACCCCTCGAAGAGTGTAAATACCAAAGAGCAG ATTATTTCTATTACAGCTGATAAAACAACTGCTACCAATGTGCATGGCTCTACCTCCTTAAAGTCACCAAAAGGTGCACAAGAGAGGGCCAATTTTTTGGGTAAAGGTGGAGAACAACCTTATATCTACCAGCCCAATGTGTATGCACCACAGCCACAGGCACTCTATTCTGGAG GATACATGAATCCTTCAGGGCAATGGGAAGAGTATCCCTATTATGTGAATATGGAAGGACTCCATTCTGCGTCACCT TCATTCATGCTATCTCCTGGATACGCGAACAACTCCCATATGATGTATGGAGCTTATTCTCCTGTTTCAACCGATGGCCAGTCCTACTCCTCTATGCAATTCCCCTTCTCAAGTCCGTACTACCAGCCACCAGCTTCTCCTAGCATGGGATACTCAAATTCTGGTACTGGAATGCCTCAAGGAGACCCTATGCTTCAGCAAGAATACTTCCTTCCTGATGGTCTTCTCTATTCACCCACAGCAGCGTACCATCAACCATTCGGGTCTTACAACAGAG CACCAACACAACCAAACAATGCTCCGGGAATGTTTGGGCAAGGCAATGCACCACTGGCTTCTGGAATG CAGCATGGATCAATGTATGGTTCCGGATCCTACAAGGCACGCCAACAAGGCAGTAAATTTGGAGGCACTACTCCAAGTTGGAGTTCTGCGGGTCGCAGATATGGTAATTTTGACTACAGCTCCGGTCAACAAAAGGGGAGCATGCAATTCGGTATTCAGAATGGTTCTCTGGAGTTTCTGAATGAGCAAAACCGTGGCCCACGTGCTGCAAAACCAAAGAAGCAAGACACAGAGGACTCTTCAGTAGATGATAAAAGTGAGAAAGCCGTTCCGCTGGTTGATAGTGAGCTGTACAACCGTCCTGATTTTGTCACCGAATACAAGGATGCAAAGTTTTTTGTAATAAAATCCTACACAGAGGACCATGTACATAGGAGCATTAAGTATAATGTTTGGGCCAGCACAGCTAGTGGGAATAGAAAGCTGGATTCAGCTTACCGTGCAGCCAAGGAGAAAGAAGACCATTGCCCTATTTTCCTGTTTTTCTCG GTTAATGGCAGCGGTCAGTTTTGTGGTGTGGCTGAGATGATTGGACCTGTCGATTTTGACAGAAGTGTTGACTACTGGCAGCAGGACAAGTGGAGTGGCCAGTTTCCTGTGAAGTGGCACATAATTAAGGATGTCCCAAACAACCTGCTACGGCACATAACTCTTGAGAACAATGACAACAAACCTGTTACAAACAGCAGGGACACCCAAGAG GTGAAGCTAGAGTATGGTCTCCAGATGCTAACTATCTTCAAGAGCCACGAGGCTGAGACAACCATCGTGGAGGACTTTGACTTCTATGAACAAAGAGAGAAAGCTTTGAAGGAAAATAGACGTCAGCAGCAGCCTGGCAGCACAGAACCCCTGAAACCAACAGTTGCCAAAGCTGTAGGAGATTCTATTGATCATATCTCGGACACATTTTCTCGGACTGTCCAGCTGAAAGAAATCGAGACAAGTGGAAACCAACTGAGAGCTGAGGGCGCCATCTCAGCTGATGATGCGCAAACAGCTACCATCAAGgctgaagaaaacaaggtaGACATGAAGGCAAGCCCTGTGGAGGGAAGCAATTGA